A window of the Thermodesulfobacteriota bacterium genome harbors these coding sequences:
- a CDS encoding metalloregulator ArsR/SmtB family transcription factor, producing MEPAADREGGGGIGKVVFIDPASVRAAKRVLPGDRMVRALAETFSALSDPTRVRIVIALTEQELCVFDLARLLGLSGSAVSHQLRLLRGQRLVKYRKEGKVAFYSLDDEHIRHLMAECVKHVSME from the coding sequence GTGGAACCGGCGGCGGACAGGGAAGGCGGGGGCGGGATCGGGAAGGTGGTGTTCATCGACCCGGCCAGCGTGCGCGCCGCGAAGCGCGTCCTGCCGGGCGATCGGATGGTCCGGGCGCTCGCGGAAACGTTCTCGGCGCTGAGCGACCCCACGCGCGTGCGCATCGTCATCGCGCTGACCGAGCAGGAGCTGTGCGTGTTCGACCTGGCGCGCCTCCTGGGGCTCAGCGGCTCCGCCGTGTCCCACCAGCTCCGGCTGCTCCGCGGGCAGCGGCTCGTGAAGTACCGCAAGGAGGGGAAGGTCGCGTTCTACTCCCTGGACGACGAGCACATCCGGCACCTGATGGCGGAATGCGTGAAGCACGTCTCGATGGAGTGA